From Oryzias melastigma strain HK-1 linkage group LG15, ASM292280v2, whole genome shotgun sequence, one genomic window encodes:
- the mcm8 gene encoding DNA helicase MCM8 yields the protein MSADDSRRGSSRGGGRGWRGGGGGWRGSKGGWRGGGGGGGGTGGGWRGGGWKNRPWRGGSTGGGRGSGGTWRGGVGGGGSSSPTYSSQRVPFQTTLDALCPYKGWTLYFTEGFIQSSPSVEKVKVFEKYFTSRIHLFDKDEIERQGSVLVDYADLTGDRSVSQALPDVVTALKEQPEVMLSCLGLAIHQVLTTDLEKQAAELQEEELPVSAPIINIPHISARLYNYEPLTPLRTLRASVFGRLVCVKGTVVRVSNIRPLCTRMAFRCQTCSSTMSLPLQHGKYATPTKCIQPGCRSRTFTPLRSSALTLTVDWQIIKVQEMMSGEQRETGRIPRTVECHLTSDLCDSCVPGDTVIVTGIVRVNNDGSGSSRGNKDQCMFLLYIDATSVSNTKGQLSKSAAEESSGSLEGRSGGEEFSLKELYAVQEIQSQPDLLRLIVHSLCPAIYGHLLVKAALALALFGGRQKLTGKNSVPVRGDPHILIVGDPGLGKSQMLQAVCNVAPRGIYVCGNSTSTTGLTVSLSRDAGSGDYALEAGALVLADQGLCCIDEFDKLGSQQQALLEAMEQQSVSLAKAGIVSSLPARTSVVAAANPVGGHYNRGKTVSENLKMGSALLSRFDVVFLLLDIPDESHDRCLSEHVMANRTGKGRTSGAVVTRSNGESETSILLQHSDMPLSERLQVPAGQSLDLIPASLLRKYISYARQYVHPTLSPEAAQTLQDFYLSLRSQASSADSTPITTRQLESLIRLTEARAKLELRETATKSDAEDVVEIMKHSLADTYSDGLGNLDFERSQLGSGMSQRSAAKRLVNALHSHAQRTSQKQFDLQTLRSMADKLNIKVADFQGLLSSLNEQGFLLKKGPKLYQLQTI from the exons ATGAGTGCAGACGATTCCAGGAGAGGTTCATCCAGGGGTGGAGGCAGAGGATGGAGAGGAGGGGGTGGTGGATGGAGAGGCAGCAAAGGTggctggagaggaggaggaggaggaggaggaggaactggtggtggatggagaggaggaggctGGAAGAACAGACCATGGAGAGGAGGATCCACAGGGGGTGGAAGAGGCTCTGGAGGCACTTGGAGAGGGGGTGTTGGTGGCGGAGGATCATCAAGTCCGACATATAGTTCTCAGAGAG TCCCTTTTCAGACCACTCTGGATGCCTTATGTCCGTACAAAGGCTGGACGCTCTACTTCACTGAAG GATTCATCCAGAGCTCCCCCAGTGTGGAAAAGGTCAAAGTGTTTGAGAAATATTTCACCTCCAGGATTCACCTTTTTGACAAA GATGAGATCGAGCGGCAGGGCAGCGTGCTGGTGGACTATGCGGACCTGACCGGAGACAGAAGTGTGAGTCAGGCGCTTCCCGATGTGGTCACGGCGCTGAAGGAACAGCCAGAGGTGATGCTCAGCTGTCTGGGCTTGGCCATTCATCAG GTGTTGACAACAGACTTGGAGAAACAAGCTGCTGAGCTGCAAGAGgaagaacttcctgtttctgcacCAATCATCAATATTCCTCATATCAGTGCGAG GCTGTATAACTACGAGCCCCTGACGCCACTGCGCACGCTGCGGGCCAGTGTGTTCGGGCGGCTGGTCTGCGTGAAGGGAACGGTGGTCAGAGTCAGCAACATCAGGCCGCTGTGCACCAGGATGGCGTTCAGGTGCCAGACGTGCAGCAGCACCATGTCTCTGCCGCTGCAGCATGGAAAATATGCCACGCCCACCAAG TGTATCCAGCCTGGCTGTCGCAGTCGCACATTCACCCCCCTCCGCAGCTCTGCTCTCACGCTCACTGTGGACTGGCAGATCATCAA GGTGCAGGAGATGATGAGCGGAGAACAGAGGGAAACTGGTCGTATCCCGCGCACTGTTGAGTGTCACCTGACCTCCGACCTCTGCGACAGCTGCGTCCCTGGAGACACGGTCATCGTGACGGGGATTGTGCGAGTTAACAATGACG GTTCAGGCAGCTCCAGAGGAAACAAGGACCAGTGCATGTTTCTCCTCTACATTGATGCTACTTCAGTCAGCAACACCAAAG GTCAGTTGTCAAAGTCTGCGGCTGAAGAGTCTAGCGGGTCACTGGAAGGTCGCTCAGGAGGAGAGGAGTTCAGTCTGAAGGAGCTGTACGCCGTCCAGGAGATCCAGTCACAGCCAGACTTATTGAGACTTATTGTACA CTCTCTGTGTCCTGCTATTTACGGCCATCTG CTGGTGAAAGCGGCCCTCGCTCTGGCGTTATTTGGAGGCAGACAGAAGCTCACGGGCAAGAACAGCGTCCCCGTGAGAGGAGACCCTCACATCCTGATCGTGGGAGACCCTGGGCTGGGGAAGAGCCAGATGTTACAG GCTGTGTGCAATGTTGCTCCAAGGGGAATTTATGTATGTGGTAACAGTACCAGCACCACAG GTCTAACAGTGAGTTTGTCCAGAGATGCAGGATCAGGAGATTATGCGCTGGAGGCTGGCGCCTTAGTGCTGGCTGATCAAG GTCTGTGTTGCATCGATGAATTCGATAAGTTGGGGAGCCAGCAGCAAGCTCTGCTAGAGGCCATGGAGCAACAGTCTGTGAGTCTGGCTAAAGCCGGGATCGTTTCCTCTCTTCCTGCCAGAACATCAGTGGTAGCTGCTGCTAACCCCGTTGGAGGACACTACAACAGAGGGAAGACGGTCTCGGAAAACTTGAA GATGGGCTCTGCTCTCCTCTCCCGCTTCGATGTGGTGTTCCTCCTCCTAGACATCCCAGATGAGTCACATGACCGCTGTCTGTCAGAGCACGTCATGGCAAATAGAACTGGAAAGGGCAGAACCAGTGGTGCTGTGGTCACCAGGAGCAACGGGGAGTCAGAGACCTCCATCCTGCTGCAGCACTCAGACATGCCGCTGTCTGAACGACTGCAG GTCCCTGCAGGTCAGTCTCTGGACCTGATTCCCGCCTCCTTGTTAAGGAAGTACATCAGCTACGCTCGTCAGTATGTCCATCCCACTCTGTCCCCTGAAGCGGCACAAACCCTCCAGGATTTCTATCTGTCCCTGAGATCTCAGGCCAGCTCTGCTGATTCCACACCCATCACTACCCGACAGCTGGAGTCTTTAATCCGTCTGACTGAG GCGAGGGCAAAACTAGAGCTCAGAGAAACAGCTACAAAGAGCGATGCAGAGGATGTGGTGGAAATCATGAAGCACAG TCTGGCTGACACGTACTCTGACGGTCTGGGAAACCTGGACTTTGAGCGCTCTCAGCTCGGCTCCGGCATGAGCCAACGCAGTGCAGCAAAGCGACTGGTCAACGCCCTGCATTCACACGCTCAGAGGACCAGCCAGAAGCAGTTTGACCTGCAGACACTTCGATCCATGGCAGATAAACTCAACATCAAg GTGGCAGATTTTCAAGGTCTCTTAAGTTCCCTGAATGAGCAGGGTTTTCTGCTGAAGAAAGGACCCAAGCTGTATCAGCTGCAAACCATCTGA